From the Alkalibacter rhizosphaerae genome, one window contains:
- the trxA gene encoding thioredoxin: MKEVMDATFMEEVMNSEQPVLVDFWAPWCGPCKMVTPVMEELSTQYDGKIKVVKVNVDENPEISEALRITSIPTIVLFKEGQPKDAVVGFRPKQDFEKMIEKHL, from the coding sequence ATGAAAGAAGTAATGGATGCAACATTTATGGAAGAAGTAATGAACAGCGAACAACCCGTTTTGGTTGATTTTTGGGCACCATGGTGTGGACCTTGCAAGATGGTAACTCCTGTTATGGAAGAATTGAGTACACAATACGATGGAAAAATTAAAGTAGTGAAGGTCAATGTGGATGAAAATCCGGAGATCTCGGAAGCACTTCGAATTACCAGCATCCCCACTATTGTACTCTTTAAAGAAGGTCAACCGAAAGATGCCGTTGTAGGATTCCGACCAAAGCAAGATTTCGAGAAAATGATCGAGAAACACCTTTAA
- a CDS encoding NAD(P)/FAD-dependent oxidoreductase, whose product MNQGQDLIVDQRYDLIVIGSGPAGISAAINGVIRKKKVKVFGISDLSEKLTKAPRIDNYLGFFGVSGMDLKNSFANHIQKMDIQITEEKVDAVYAMGDHFAVSTRLNMYEATSVVVATGVSIKKSIPGEDVFLGKGVGYCATCDAPIYKNKVVAIVGYDVHAEEEANFMLDVASKVYYIPMYKPIKKIREGIEILEKKPKEIIGDDHAKKLLFQDGELEADGFFILKDSVDLDQLVPGVEIAEGHFKVDRHMETNIPGLYAAGDCTGKPYQYLKAAGEGQVAALNAVSYLDNR is encoded by the coding sequence ATGAACCAAGGACAAGATTTGATCGTCGACCAACGATATGACTTGATCGTCATAGGAAGCGGGCCTGCAGGGATCTCTGCGGCGATCAATGGCGTCATTCGAAAGAAAAAAGTGAAAGTGTTTGGCATTTCCGACCTGAGCGAAAAATTGACCAAGGCTCCCCGCATCGACAACTATCTCGGATTTTTCGGAGTTTCCGGTATGGACCTGAAAAATAGTTTTGCCAATCACATTCAAAAGATGGACATCCAGATCACTGAAGAAAAAGTGGATGCTGTGTACGCCATGGGGGATCACTTTGCCGTGTCCACCCGGTTGAACATGTATGAAGCAACTTCCGTGGTAGTGGCTACCGGTGTGAGCATCAAGAAATCCATTCCCGGAGAAGATGTATTCCTCGGCAAAGGCGTGGGATATTGTGCGACCTGCGATGCACCCATTTACAAAAACAAGGTAGTGGCCATTGTCGGGTATGATGTCCATGCAGAAGAAGAAGCCAACTTCATGTTGGATGTAGCCAGCAAAGTATACTACATCCCCATGTACAAACCCATCAAAAAAATTCGGGAAGGCATTGAGATCCTGGAGAAAAAACCCAAGGAGATCATTGGCGACGACCATGCAAAAAAACTATTGTTTCAAGACGGGGAGTTGGAGGCCGACGGATTTTTCATCCTGAAGGACAGTGTGGACCTGGATCAACTGGTACCGGGAGTTGAAATTGCAGAAGGCCATTTTAAGGTGGATCGACACATGGAGACCAACATTCCCGGGCTGTATGCTGCCGGAGACTGTACGGGCAAACCATATCAATATTTGAAAGCAGCAGGAGAAGGTCAAGTGGCAGCCTTGAATGCCGTATCCTATCTGGACAACCGGTAA
- a CDS encoding putative bifunctional diguanylate cyclase/phosphodiesterase has protein sequence MQDVDKKLEYFIKIKEDISPRREAKRIILIYLLLGGLWIVLSDRVAAYLFTDVETLAAFSTWKGWFYVIVTGYIFYRIIRRSLKLYQNAVETIFDNYKGLGFAHKELIRTEQQLQKKYQELDESIRASKINEMRLDLAVAGAKDGIWEWDIQKDEYRVSERWILDCGYDTEDLPSSWTQWLRLIHADDANQADQEMKDFLEGREEAFQSVYRIRCRNGLYRTILSKGVCVRNENGEPARMAGSHSDITAELKLHKSLREEQELSDNIIDESPIMVLLLSPDWTILRANEHALEKTGYRKEEVEGRKAFDFVPKTYEDPLMESYKNLVTGERVRALESEIYTKDQQKLNILWNFSLLHDENEETRGIILSGTDITGRKEMESKLYERAYYDFLTGLPNRALLLDTVQEWLTQDENPMDKMALIYVDVDNFKHINEIHGHHVGDQMLKYLGLKISENVQNAGISARLGGDEFAIALKGADEAMVQYVLDCLLEDLQTPWIYEENAFYIQISAGVVMYPKDGTDVESLFRRMDLAAFEAKEKGKNRTEFYHSDMEQKSHRFVQMENWIRSAISNQEFAVHYQPQVNMKTGEIIKMEALIRWDRPNHGIISPVVFIPVAEQTGHMEAITTWVLREASRQKKAWEEKGIAVPTISINLSSVHLSQGIITDELIDEYKEGWREPGSLELEITEAAILYNEGQALEQLKRLKKRGITIALDDFGTGYSSLTHLQKLPIDTLKVDRSFLLHVLEDPRERSLYMGVVNLAHDLGLRVVAEGVETKEQVEFLLSNHCILGQGYYFSKVLPPEEMETLLRQGSVVVEKEMED, from the coding sequence ATGCAAGATGTGGACAAGAAGTTGGAGTATTTTATAAAAATCAAGGAAGACATCAGCCCCCGCAGGGAAGCAAAAAGGATCATACTGATCTATCTGCTTTTAGGAGGGCTCTGGATCGTATTGTCGGATCGTGTGGCGGCCTATCTTTTTACGGATGTGGAGACCTTGGCTGCTTTCAGTACCTGGAAAGGCTGGTTTTACGTTATCGTTACCGGCTACATTTTTTATCGGATCATCCGTAGAAGTTTGAAACTTTATCAAAATGCGGTGGAAACCATATTCGACAATTACAAGGGTTTGGGTTTTGCCCACAAGGAACTGATTCGCACAGAACAGCAGCTGCAGAAAAAGTATCAGGAATTGGACGAGAGCATCCGAGCTTCCAAGATCAATGAAATGCGATTGGATCTGGCGGTGGCTGGTGCCAAGGACGGGATTTGGGAATGGGATATCCAGAAGGATGAGTATCGGGTGTCGGAGCGATGGATCCTGGATTGCGGATACGACACGGAGGATCTGCCTTCCAGCTGGACTCAGTGGTTGCGACTGATCCATGCTGACGATGCCAACCAGGCAGACCAGGAGATGAAAGACTTTCTTGAAGGAAGAGAAGAAGCCTTTCAGAGTGTCTATCGCATCCGATGTCGAAATGGACTTTATCGTACTATTTTGAGCAAAGGCGTCTGTGTGAGGAATGAAAATGGGGAACCGGCCCGAATGGCAGGATCCCATTCGGACATCACGGCAGAGCTGAAACTGCATAAGTCTTTGCGGGAAGAACAGGAACTCAGCGACAACATCATCGACGAATCACCCATCATGGTTTTGTTGTTGTCTCCGGATTGGACCATTTTACGGGCCAACGAACACGCATTGGAGAAAACCGGATACAGAAAAGAAGAAGTGGAGGGACGAAAAGCCTTTGATTTTGTTCCGAAAACCTACGAAGATCCCCTTATGGAATCCTATAAAAATCTGGTAACCGGTGAAAGAGTACGAGCGTTGGAAAGCGAGATCTACACCAAAGACCAGCAAAAATTGAACATTCTTTGGAACTTCAGTCTTCTTCATGATGAAAACGAGGAAACCAGGGGAATTATTTTATCCGGGACCGACATCACGGGGCGGAAAGAAATGGAGAGCAAACTTTACGAGCGGGCCTACTATGATTTCCTTACTGGACTGCCCAATCGGGCCTTGCTGCTGGATACGGTACAGGAATGGCTGACACAAGATGAAAATCCTATGGATAAAATGGCCTTGATCTATGTAGATGTGGACAACTTCAAGCACATCAACGAGATCCACGGCCATCATGTTGGAGACCAGATGTTGAAATACTTGGGCCTGAAAATCAGCGAGAATGTCCAGAATGCAGGCATTAGCGCAAGACTGGGCGGGGATGAGTTTGCCATTGCTCTTAAGGGTGCCGATGAAGCCATGGTTCAATACGTACTGGATTGCTTGTTGGAGGACCTTCAAACGCCTTGGATCTATGAAGAAAACGCCTTCTATATTCAAATCAGCGCCGGAGTGGTCATGTACCCCAAAGACGGGACGGACGTGGAAAGCCTGTTCCGTCGGATGGATCTGGCTGCCTTTGAAGCGAAAGAAAAAGGAAAAAACCGGACAGAGTTTTATCATTCCGACATGGAGCAAAAATCCCATCGTTTTGTACAAATGGAAAACTGGATCCGAAGTGCTATTTCAAATCAGGAGTTTGCCGTTCATTACCAGCCCCAGGTGAACATGAAAACGGGAGAGATCATCAAGATGGAGGCGCTGATCCGTTGGGATCGCCCGAATCATGGGATCATATCCCCAGTTGTGTTTATTCCAGTGGCGGAACAGACGGGACATATGGAAGCCATCACCACCTGGGTCTTGCGGGAAGCCAGCCGGCAGAAGAAAGCGTGGGAGGAGAAGGGCATCGCCGTTCCAACCATATCCATCAACTTGTCCAGTGTCCATTTGAGCCAGGGGATCATCACAGATGAGCTGATCGACGAGTATAAGGAAGGTTGGCGGGAACCAGGCAGTTTGGAGCTGGAAATAACGGAAGCGGCCATATTGTATAACGAAGGACAAGCCTTGGAACAGTTGAAACGGTTGAAAAAGAGGGGGATCACCATTGCACTGGATGATTTTGGGACCGGATATTCTTCCTTGACCCATCTGCAAAAACTCCCCATCGATACGCTGAAGGTGGATCGATCCTTCCTACTTCATGTCCTGGAAGATCCCAGAGAAAGAAGCCTATACATGGGCGTTGTGAATTTGGCCCATGATCTGGGGTTGAGGGTGGTAGCAGAAGGTGTGGAAACCAAGGAACAGGTGGAGTTTTTGTTGAGCAACCATTGTATTTTGGGTCAAGGATACTATTTCAGCAAAGTATTGCCGCCGGAAGAGATGGAAACCCTGCTGCGTCAAGGCAGTGTAGTGGTAGAAAAAGAAATGGAGGATTAA
- a CDS encoding MATE family efflux transporter: MDNATQLGEVKVSKLLLKFSIPAIVGMLVNSIYNIVDRIYIGNGVGSLGIGGITVGFPVMMINMAISMLIGFGANAVISIRLGQNRRDDAEEILGNAFILFIISAFAVTTLGLIFLEPLLRIFGASDVLLPYAKDYMSIILMGNIFMTLSFGMNNFIRAEGNPKIAMKTMIIGAVTNIILDPIFIFVLGWGMKGAAFATILSQGVSMLWVLNYFFGGKSLLKIHTKNFRLRFETVRTIAALGFAPFAMQLANSVQNMIMNQSLMTYGGEIALSAMGVTMSIMTLIFMPMIGINQGSQPIIGYNYGAKKYDRVKETLKLAIIASVSIALFGWIITRLWPGQLIAVFNRSDAELLEIGKMQMRIGLSVFPLIGFQIVGANYFQAVGKPRHASFLSLSRQFFFLIPLLLIMPRFFGLAGVYAAMPVSDILAVTVTGIFLYHEIRHLDDSHASTVAQR, translated from the coding sequence ATGGATAATGCAACACAATTAGGTGAAGTAAAAGTTTCAAAATTACTATTAAAGTTTTCCATTCCTGCCATCGTAGGAATGCTGGTCAACTCCATATACAACATCGTTGACCGTATCTATATCGGAAATGGAGTTGGATCCTTGGGGATCGGCGGGATCACCGTTGGTTTCCCGGTTATGATGATCAACATGGCAATTTCCATGCTGATCGGTTTCGGTGCAAATGCAGTCATTTCTATTCGACTGGGTCAGAATCGTCGGGATGATGCGGAAGAAATTTTAGGAAATGCATTTATTTTGTTTATTATTTCCGCTTTTGCCGTTACCACACTAGGACTGATCTTTCTGGAGCCGCTGCTTCGGATTTTCGGTGCATCGGATGTCCTCTTGCCTTATGCAAAAGACTATATGTCCATCATTTTGATGGGAAACATCTTTATGACCCTGAGTTTTGGGATGAACAACTTTATCCGTGCAGAGGGAAATCCCAAGATCGCCATGAAGACCATGATCATCGGAGCCGTCACCAACATCATACTGGATCCGATATTCATCTTTGTCCTTGGTTGGGGAATGAAAGGCGCTGCATTTGCCACCATTTTGTCCCAAGGCGTTTCCATGTTGTGGGTCCTGAATTATTTCTTTGGAGGGAAAAGCTTGCTGAAGATCCACACCAAAAATTTTCGACTGCGTTTTGAGACGGTTCGAACCATTGCAGCATTGGGATTTGCACCTTTTGCCATGCAGTTGGCCAACAGCGTGCAAAACATGATCATGAACCAAAGCCTGATGACCTACGGTGGGGAGATCGCATTGAGTGCCATGGGTGTCACCATGAGTATCATGACCCTGATTTTCATGCCCATGATCGGCATCAACCAGGGCTCCCAACCCATCATCGGCTACAACTACGGGGCAAAGAAGTATGACCGTGTGAAAGAAACGTTGAAATTGGCGATTATAGCTTCCGTCAGCATTGCATTATTTGGGTGGATCATCACCAGATTGTGGCCGGGTCAGCTGATTGCTGTCTTTAACCGTTCTGATGCAGAGTTGCTGGAAATCGGGAAAATGCAAATGCGCATCGGCTTGTCTGTATTTCCCTTGATCGGTTTCCAAATCGTTGGGGCCAACTATTTCCAAGCCGTGGGAAAACCGAGACATGCTTCCTTCTTGAGTTTGTCCAGACAATTCTTTTTCTTGATACCCCTATTGTTGATCATGCCGAGATTTTTCGGTTTGGCCGGTGTCTATGCTGCCATGCCCGTTTCGGATATATTGGCTGTTACAGTCACGGGAATATTTTTGTATCATGAGATCCGCCATCTGGATGACTCCCATGCCAGCACGGTGGCACAGCGATAA
- a CDS encoding 1,4-dihydroxy-2-naphthoate polyprenyltransferase produces MKLGQFLKLAEIQTKVASMVPLFIGTFFTLYYFQKFVPLHFFLMLVSLLSFDMATTVSNNYIDFLKAYKREGYGYEKHNAIVRHQLRESTVRMTLVVLLLVAVISGFLLFVHTHILTLLIGGAAFLVGILYSFGPIPISRTPFGEMFSGFVMGYFITFLAVFIHVVDLGPLAWTFQNSALLVQIDLDFLVRILLVSWPSIIGIGNIMLANNLCDMEEDWENRRFTLPIYIGKEKALTLFTWSYYSIYVVLLIGVFSGTLPIMGLLVLGTIPLLRKNIDAFHKIQTKKDTFHLAIKNFLLVDVSLLLILIISYLVSLFL; encoded by the coding sequence ATGAAACTCGGACAATTTTTAAAATTAGCGGAGATCCAGACAAAAGTAGCAAGCATGGTTCCATTATTTATCGGAACTTTCTTTACCCTGTACTATTTCCAGAAATTCGTACCCTTGCATTTCTTTCTCATGCTGGTTTCCTTATTGAGCTTTGATATGGCCACTACCGTATCCAACAACTACATCGATTTCCTCAAAGCCTACAAGCGGGAAGGCTACGGTTATGAAAAACACAATGCCATCGTCCGTCATCAGCTGCGGGAATCCACGGTGCGGATGACTTTGGTAGTACTTCTCCTGGTTGCCGTGATCAGCGGCTTTCTGTTGTTTGTTCATACCCACATTCTCACCCTTTTAATCGGCGGCGCTGCATTTCTTGTTGGGATCTTGTATTCCTTCGGCCCCATTCCCATCTCCAGGACCCCTTTCGGTGAAATGTTTTCCGGTTTTGTCATGGGGTATTTCATCACCTTTCTGGCAGTCTTCATCCACGTAGTCGATTTGGGACCCCTTGCATGGACCTTCCAGAATAGCGCCTTGCTGGTGCAAATTGATCTTGATTTCCTGGTCCGGATCCTTCTGGTATCCTGGCCGTCCATCATTGGCATCGGCAACATCATGTTGGCCAACAACCTGTGCGACATGGAGGAAGACTGGGAAAACAGACGTTTTACACTCCCCATTTACATAGGAAAAGAGAAGGCTTTGACCCTTTTTACCTGGAGCTATTACAGCATCTATGTTGTTTTATTGATCGGCGTTTTCTCCGGCACCCTTCCGATCATGGGTTTGCTGGTCTTGGGGACCATCCCCTTGCTTCGAAAAAACATAGATGCCTTTCATAAAATACAAACAAAAAAAGACACGTTCCACCTGGCCATCAAAAATTTCTTGCTGGTGGATGTCTCTTTACTGTTGATCCTGATCATTTCCTATTTGGTCTCATTGTTCCTGTAA
- a CDS encoding DnaJ C-terminal domain-containing protein, with translation MKFKDYYEILGVEKSASADEIKKAYRKLAKKHHPDANPDDSTSEEKFKDINEAYEVLGDGEKRKKYDQFGSSQQFTNGYDFDPSQYGFGREGGRTYTYSTGGGGDFSDFFEAFFGGGMGAGGTDDFDIENLFGRRTGGGYRSPGRKGHDLEMELEVSLDDAFHGASRTIAFQRDGKRVQLQVKIPKGIQTGEKIRLSGQGSPGTGGGGSGDLYLNIRIATGKDVELDGLHVHKRVDVYPWEALLGTKKEVETLGEKLSIKIPAGIQSDKSIRLRGKGHVDKKGQRGDLYIKVRIVNPDKPSPEIMEMYEQLQKKYLS, from the coding sequence TTGAAGTTCAAAGATTATTACGAGATCCTGGGAGTGGAAAAATCTGCTTCTGCAGATGAGATAAAAAAGGCATATCGAAAACTTGCAAAGAAACATCATCCGGATGCCAACCCGGACGACAGTACAAGCGAAGAAAAATTCAAGGACATCAACGAAGCCTATGAAGTCCTGGGAGACGGGGAGAAGCGAAAAAAATACGATCAATTCGGGTCTTCCCAACAATTCACCAACGGATATGATTTTGATCCTTCCCAATATGGATTTGGGCGGGAAGGAGGCCGCACCTACACCTATAGCACCGGAGGAGGCGGAGATTTCAGTGATTTTTTTGAAGCATTCTTTGGTGGAGGAATGGGAGCCGGCGGCACGGATGATTTCGATATCGAAAATCTTTTTGGCCGTCGAACCGGTGGCGGTTATCGCAGCCCTGGGAGAAAAGGCCACGATCTGGAAATGGAACTGGAAGTCAGCCTGGATGATGCATTTCACGGAGCAAGTAGGACCATCGCTTTTCAGCGGGATGGAAAACGGGTCCAACTCCAGGTCAAGATCCCAAAAGGGATTCAAACGGGTGAAAAAATACGTTTGAGCGGCCAGGGATCGCCAGGAACCGGAGGAGGTGGCAGCGGTGATCTGTATTTGAACATCCGCATTGCCACCGGGAAAGATGTGGAACTGGACGGACTTCACGTACACAAACGAGTGGATGTCTACCCTTGGGAAGCATTGTTGGGAACAAAAAAAGAAGTGGAGACCCTGGGAGAAAAATTGTCCATCAAGATCCCGGCAGGCATCCAATCGGACAAGAGCATCCGATTGCGGGGAAAAGGGCATGTAGATAAAAAGGGACAACGGGGAGATCTCTACATCAAGGTGCGGATCGTCAATCCGGATAAACCAAGTCCGGAGATTATGGAAATGTATGAACAGCTGCAAAAAAAATATCTAAGTTAA
- a CDS encoding HD domain-containing protein: MISCRVTEQEEEVALERLKKQLEFIVEIDKLKHIFRQNVLIKDRRNENDAEHSWHITLMAMLLKEYYVHPDIDLLKVMKMTIVHDLVEVYAGDTFCYDEEGNMDKVAREKESAKKLFGMLPEDQEQEMWSLWWEFETQQTHEAKFGACLDRLQPLILNSRTEGHTWKKPGVNKEKVLERNAVMKDYAPRLWEYVLQELNIAVEQGYLAE, from the coding sequence ATGATATCATGTAGAGTGACAGAACAGGAGGAGGAAGTGGCATTGGAACGATTGAAAAAGCAGCTGGAATTTATTGTGGAGATCGACAAACTGAAACACATTTTTCGTCAAAATGTCCTGATCAAGGATCGCAGGAACGAAAATGATGCAGAGCATTCCTGGCATATCACCCTGATGGCCATGCTGCTGAAAGAATATTACGTTCATCCCGATATAGATCTGTTGAAAGTAATGAAAATGACCATCGTCCACGATTTGGTGGAAGTATATGCAGGAGACACCTTTTGTTATGACGAGGAAGGAAATATGGATAAAGTGGCTCGTGAAAAGGAAAGTGCGAAGAAACTATTTGGCATGCTGCCGGAAGACCAGGAGCAGGAGATGTGGTCCCTGTGGTGGGAATTTGAGACCCAACAGACCCATGAAGCCAAGTTTGGTGCCTGCCTGGACCGGCTTCAGCCCTTGATCTTGAATAGCAGAACAGAAGGACACACGTGGAAAAAACCAGGTGTCAACAAGGAAAAAGTGTTGGAAAGAAATGCGGTAATGAAAGATTATGCACCTCGATTATGGGAATATGTATTGCAAGAGCTCAATATTGCGGTGGAACAGGGGTATTTGGCGGAGTAG
- a CDS encoding anaerobic nitric oxide reductase flavorubredoxin, translated as MGKKMTDKVTWVGKTDWELRHFHGDELSTDKGTSYNSYLIRDEKTVLIDTVWGPYGREFVEALEEEIDLQKLDAVIMLHGESDHSGALPLLMEKIPDTPIYCTNNAVKSLKGLYHKDWDFHPVKTGDQFSLGETTLTFVEARMLHWPDTMFAYMSGENILFSSDGFGQHYATEMLYNDLVDQNELFQEAMKYYANILTPFNKMVTAKIKEILAMELPLDQICTSHGVIWRKEPAKIIEKYLEWADDYQEDQITVLYDTMWEGTRQLAEAIVRGIQQKDPKTTVKLFNLAKTDKNDLLTEVFRSKGILVGSPTVNKGITHATAGLLEMMEGLSFKKKKAGAFCSYGWSGEAAGVIEKRLEASGFDLAVSSIRSLWNPDEEAVQNGVELGVAFAGSFK; from the coding sequence ATGGGTAAGAAAATGACAGACAAGGTGACCTGGGTCGGGAAGACGGACTGGGAACTGCGACATTTTCATGGAGATGAACTGTCCACAGATAAAGGAACTTCTTATAATTCCTACTTGATACGAGATGAGAAAACGGTTTTGATCGACACGGTCTGGGGGCCCTACGGGCGTGAATTCGTAGAGGCGCTGGAAGAGGAGATCGATCTGCAAAAACTCGATGCCGTCATCATGCTGCACGGGGAGAGCGATCACTCCGGGGCATTGCCTTTATTGATGGAAAAGATCCCCGATACGCCCATTTACTGCACGAACAACGCAGTAAAATCTTTAAAAGGCCTGTACCATAAGGATTGGGACTTTCATCCCGTAAAAACCGGAGATCAATTCTCCCTTGGTGAAACCACCCTGACATTTGTAGAAGCGCGGATGCTTCATTGGCCGGATACCATGTTTGCCTACATGTCGGGTGAAAACATTCTTTTCAGTTCCGATGGCTTCGGCCAGCATTATGCTACGGAGATGCTCTACAACGACCTGGTGGACCAGAACGAGCTGTTTCAGGAAGCCATGAAATACTATGCCAACATTCTGACGCCATTTAACAAGATGGTCACCGCTAAGATCAAGGAGATCCTGGCCATGGAATTGCCCTTGGATCAGATTTGCACCAGCCATGGTGTGATCTGGCGAAAAGAGCCTGCCAAGATCATCGAGAAGTATTTGGAATGGGCGGACGACTATCAGGAAGATCAGATCACTGTGCTCTACGACACCATGTGGGAAGGGACCCGGCAACTGGCGGAAGCCATTGTACGTGGGATCCAGCAGAAAGATCCCAAAACGACGGTCAAGCTGTTCAATCTGGCAAAAACCGATAAAAACGATCTGTTGACAGAAGTTTTTCGATCCAAAGGGATCCTGGTGGGTTCTCCTACCGTAAACAAGGGGATCACCCATGCGACGGCAGGATTGCTGGAGATGATGGAAGGCTTGTCCTTCAAAAAGAAAAAAGCAGGAGCCTTTTGTTCCTATGGTTGGAGCGGAGAGGCGGCCGGAGTCATTGAAAAGCGGTTGGAAGCTTCAGGATTCGACCTGGCTGTTTCGTCGATCCGGTCCTTGTGGAATCCGGACGAGGAAGCCGTACAAAACGGTGTGGAACTTGGTGTGGCGTTTGCAGGATCTTTCAAGTAA